The proteins below come from a single Bartonella schoenbuchensis R1 genomic window:
- a CDS encoding sulfate transporter family protein — translation MIFTATYLALKRLFTPQYCIMMLKILGLTCVVFIIIWLLINKLFMPYLWLWVTHFFPILTDWTGLLKLSTLIILNFGLAFLAPFLIAPTTAIIGSFFVDAAAEIIEKEDYPNEPVGQTMSFTSSLILSLKFAVISLLGNAIAFILFFIPGVNLIAFYVINGYMLGREYFLLSAYRFQSQKEAHSFLRIHHMTVFWAGLVIAFFVSIPIVNLVTPLFAAAFMTYLYKMLPHNHSTLITLK, via the coding sequence ATGATTTTTACCGCTACTTATTTGGCTCTAAAACGCCTTTTTACCCCGCAATATTGCATTATGATGTTGAAAATTTTGGGGCTTACTTGTGTTGTTTTCATCATTATATGGCTACTCATAAACAAGCTTTTTATGCCTTATCTTTGGCTTTGGGTTACGCATTTTTTTCCCATATTAACAGATTGGACAGGATTATTAAAACTTAGCACATTAATCATTCTTAACTTTGGTCTAGCTTTCTTAGCGCCTTTTCTGATTGCTCCAACTACTGCTATAATTGGCAGTTTTTTCGTTGATGCTGCCGCTGAAATTATTGAAAAAGAAGATTATCCCAATGAACCTGTTGGGCAAACTATGTCGTTTACGTCTTCGCTTATTCTCTCTTTAAAATTTGCTGTCATAAGCCTTTTAGGTAACGCAATTGCCTTTATTTTATTTTTCATACCAGGTGTTAATTTGATCGCTTTTTACGTTATTAATGGCTATATGCTAGGTCGTGAATATTTTTTACTCTCTGCTTATCGTTTTCAATCTCAGAAAGAAGCCCATAGTTTTTTACGCATCCATCATATGACAGTATTTTGGGCTGGTTTGGTGATTGCGTTTTTCGTTTCTATTCCCATTGTTAATTTAGTAACACCACTTTTTGCGGCTGCCTTTATGACATATTTATATAAAATGCTCCCCCATAATCACTCTACACTTATTACATTAAAATAA
- the ubiB gene encoding 2-polyprenylphenol 6-hydroxylase: protein MVQISAYFQLMRAGWILAREGVLSALPREGLHGPLATCHHIARILARRKTKKKHRSENMSHAINKLGPSYIKLGQFLATRPDIVGRDIAKDLAQLQDCVQTFPCTAAIAQIESSLGRPMDDLFIDFCPPIAAASVAQVHPAEYYDETGHKKKCAVKVIRPNIRTRFAKDLKSFYLIARLQERYIPASRRLRPVRVVETLAQTTRIEMDLRLEAAALSEMAENIQNDVGFRVPLVDWERTGRDVLTMEWIDGIKMSNIPALKEAGFDLKNLATTLIQSFLRHTLRDGFFHADMHPGNLFVDQQGCIVAVDLGITGRLSKKEKYFLAEILYGFITRDYYRVARAHFEAGYVPPHHSIESFAQANRAIGEPIHGQSAQSISMAKLLTLLFEVTELFDMKTRPELLLLQKTMIVVEGVARTLDPAFNMWKASEPVVKEWIGKNLGPMGLIQDFNEGAQALFSLARQTPKLVKNFQRIEENLNQMTKTGLYLSPPTFKHFVLEQNRNYRYSRYNLFITTLCLIILGFFLFHFF, encoded by the coding sequence ATGGTACAAATTTCCGCTTATTTCCAACTTATGCGCGCAGGATGGATTTTAGCGCGCGAGGGTGTTCTTAGTGCTCTTCCCAGAGAAGGTCTTCATGGCCCTTTAGCGACATGTCACCATATAGCAAGAATTTTAGCACGGCGTAAAACAAAAAAGAAGCACCGATCTGAAAATATGTCACACGCCATTAATAAACTTGGCCCCTCTTATATTAAGCTTGGTCAATTTCTTGCCACCCGACCTGACATTGTAGGGCGTGATATTGCTAAAGATCTGGCACAGCTACAAGACTGTGTCCAAACATTTCCTTGTACTGCAGCTATTGCCCAAATTGAAAGTTCGCTAGGTCGCCCTATGGATGATTTATTCATAGACTTTTGCCCACCTATTGCTGCTGCTTCTGTTGCTCAAGTTCACCCAGCTGAATATTATGATGAAACAGGTCATAAAAAAAAATGTGCTGTTAAAGTTATCCGCCCCAATATCAGAACTCGTTTTGCCAAAGATCTTAAAAGTTTCTACCTTATTGCCCGTTTGCAGGAGCGTTATATCCCCGCTTCTCGACGTTTACGCCCTGTTCGTGTTGTTGAAACTCTGGCACAAACTACCCGCATTGAAATGGATTTACGCTTAGAAGCAGCTGCTCTATCAGAAATGGCTGAAAATATTCAAAATGATGTAGGTTTTCGGGTGCCTCTTGTTGATTGGGAAAGAACAGGGCGCGATGTTTTAACGATGGAATGGATTGATGGCATAAAAATGTCTAATATTCCAGCACTTAAAGAAGCAGGTTTTGATTTAAAAAATCTAGCAACCACGCTTATTCAATCTTTCCTTCGCCACACATTACGGGATGGTTTTTTTCATGCTGACATGCATCCTGGTAATTTATTTGTAGATCAACAAGGGTGTATTGTTGCAGTTGATTTAGGAATTACAGGGCGGCTTAGTAAAAAAGAAAAATATTTCCTCGCTGAAATTCTTTATGGTTTTATTACTCGTGATTACTATCGAGTGGCACGCGCCCACTTTGAAGCAGGATATGTACCACCTCATCACAGTATTGAAAGTTTTGCTCAAGCCAACCGAGCTATTGGTGAGCCCATTCACGGACAATCAGCACAAAGCATTTCCATGGCTAAATTACTCACGCTTTTGTTTGAAGTTACTGAATTATTTGACATGAAAACTCGACCTGAACTTTTGTTACTGCAAAAAACTATGATTGTTGTAGAAGGTGTAGCTCGCACATTGGACCCAGCTTTTAACATGTGGAAAGCCTCTGAACCCGTTGTTAAAGAATGGATTGGCAAAAATTTAGGACCTATGGGACTTATCCAAGATTTTAATGAGGGAGCACAAGCACTGTTTTCACTAGCACGTCAAACACCAAAATTAGTGAAAAACTTTCAACGTATAGAAGAAAATCTCAACCAAATGACAAAAACAGGACTGTATCTTTCCCCCCCCACCTTTAAGCACTTTGTTTTAGAACAAAATCGCAATTACCGTTATAGCCGTTATAATTTATTTATCACGACCCTTTGTCTCATTATTCTAGGCTTTTTTCTTTTTCATTTTTTCTAA
- the ubiE gene encoding bifunctional demethylmenaquinone methyltransferase/2-methoxy-6-polyprenyl-1,4-benzoquinol methylase UbiE, whose protein sequence is MPTEMKRVGADGGMEYSFGFTKVDEMQKQSMVDDVFHSVATNYDKMNDIMSLGLHRMWKNSMVAWLSPPAISGWKILDVAGGTGDIAFRILNASHKQVHATVLDINNSMLNIGKERAHKNGLAPFIDFVEANAEDLPFENQSFDAYTIAFGIRNVPHIDKALKEALRVLKPGGRFLCLEFSNVEMPFLDKIYDLWSFHAIPQLGQLITGDGDAYRYLVESIRKFPKQDDFAHMISRAGFSRVSYRNLTGAIAALHSGWKI, encoded by the coding sequence ATGCCAACTGAAATGAAACGCGTAGGGGCTGACGGTGGCATGGAATATTCTTTTGGTTTCACAAAAGTTGATGAAATGCAAAAGCAATCTATGGTCGATGATGTATTTCATTCTGTTGCGACAAACTACGACAAAATGAATGACATTATGTCTCTTGGGCTGCACCGTATGTGGAAAAATTCCATGGTTGCATGGCTCTCTCCACCAGCGATTTCTGGCTGGAAAATTCTTGATGTAGCTGGTGGCACGGGTGATATCGCTTTTCGTATTCTCAATGCTTCACACAAACAAGTTCACGCTACAGTACTTGATATTAATAATTCGATGCTCAACATTGGCAAAGAGCGTGCGCATAAAAATGGTCTTGCTCCTTTTATTGATTTTGTTGAAGCCAATGCAGAAGATCTTCCTTTTGAAAATCAAAGCTTTGATGCTTATACAATTGCTTTTGGAATTCGCAATGTGCCACATATTGATAAAGCTCTCAAAGAGGCTTTGCGTGTTTTAAAACCGGGCGGGCGTTTTTTATGTTTAGAGTTTTCAAATGTCGAAATGCCTTTTCTTGATAAAATTTATGATCTTTGGTCTTTTCATGCCATTCCCCAACTTGGTCAACTCATTACTGGTGATGGCGATGCTTATCGCTATTTGGTTGAATCCATTCGTAAATTTCCCAAACAAGATGATTTTGCCCATATGATTAGTCGTGCAGGTTTCTCGCGAGTATCATATCGTAACCTCACCGGTGCTATTGCAGCATTACATTCAGGCTGGAAGATCTGA
- the gyrB gene encoding DNA topoisomerase (ATP-hydrolyzing) subunit B, which translates to MSDETTSSSNSEYGAASIKVLKGLDAVRKRPGMYIGDTDDGSGLHHMVYEVVDNAIDEALAGHATLVNVTLHADGSCSVRDNGRGIPTDIHPTEGVSAAEVIMTQLHAGGKFDQNSYKVSGGLHGVGVSVVNALSVWLRLQIKRNGKIHEMSFTRGVADSPLKIVGDCDTESGTEISFLPSSEIFTKTKFDFETLERRLRELAFLNSGVHILLTDQRHADVQSVKLHYDGGLIEFVKYIDQSKKVLIDNPIYITNEKDGMSVEVALWWNDSYHEKVLCFTNNIPQRDGGTHLAGFRSALTRQINGYAESSGITKKEKVNLTGDDCREGLTAILSVKVPDPKFSSQTKDKLVSSEVRPIVENLVNEGLSAWLEEHPNEAKILISKVVEAAAAREAARKARELTRRKGALDITSLPGKLADCQERDPTKSEIFIVEGDSAGGSAKSGRSRQNQAILPLRGKILNVERARFDRMLSSEMIGTLITALGTSIGKDEFSPDKLRYHKIIIMTDADVDGAHIRTLLLTFFFRQMPELIERGHLYIAQPPLYKVSRGKSFQYIKNETAFEEFLIDAGLEDTALELSTGEIRTGADLRQLVQDACLLRQLLNGLHTRYDRNIVEQAAIAGVFNSEAFATPEKTQKTIDNVVHRLDLIADDMERGWSGYSTPDGGLCFERILRGVKEAVVLDTGLINSADARQIDRVCQNLTEIYNPPTLLRRKDKSEHIFGPMSLLESIFVNGKKGITLQRYKGLGEMNAEQLWETTLDPDARSLLQVKINDATDADSLFSRLMGDEVEPRRVFIQNNALSVANLDI; encoded by the coding sequence ATGAGTGATGAAACAACCTCATCATCAAATAGTGAGTATGGTGCCGCTTCCATCAAAGTTCTCAAAGGTCTTGATGCTGTACGTAAACGCCCCGGCATGTATATCGGTGATACTGATGATGGTTCCGGTTTGCACCACATGGTTTACGAAGTTGTAGACAACGCTATTGATGAAGCTTTAGCTGGTCATGCTACCCTTGTAAATGTCACGCTTCATGCCGATGGATCTTGTTCTGTTCGTGATAATGGGCGTGGAATTCCAACTGATATTCACCCAACAGAAGGCGTTTCAGCAGCTGAAGTCATTATGACACAACTTCATGCTGGTGGAAAATTTGATCAAAATTCTTATAAAGTGTCAGGAGGATTACACGGCGTTGGTGTCTCTGTTGTCAATGCGCTTTCCGTTTGGTTGCGACTACAAATTAAACGTAATGGCAAAATCCATGAAATGTCGTTTACTCGTGGAGTGGCCGATTCTCCACTTAAAATTGTTGGCGATTGTGATACAGAAAGTGGAACAGAAATTAGCTTTTTACCAAGCTCTGAAATCTTTACCAAAACTAAATTTGATTTCGAAACTCTAGAACGTCGTTTGCGAGAGTTAGCTTTTTTAAATTCTGGTGTGCATATTCTTCTCACAGACCAACGTCATGCTGATGTTCAATCAGTAAAGTTACACTATGATGGTGGGTTAATTGAGTTTGTAAAATATATTGACCAGTCTAAAAAAGTGCTCATTGATAATCCTATTTACATTACAAATGAAAAGGATGGGATGAGTGTAGAGGTTGCTTTATGGTGGAATGATTCCTACCATGAAAAAGTATTATGTTTTACCAATAATATTCCGCAACGTGATGGAGGAACTCACCTAGCAGGCTTTCGCAGTGCCTTAACACGCCAAATCAATGGTTATGCTGAATCTTCAGGTATTACAAAAAAAGAAAAGGTCAACTTAACTGGTGATGATTGTCGTGAAGGATTAACAGCTATTCTTTCAGTCAAAGTTCCTGATCCAAAATTTTCCTCACAAACAAAGGATAAATTGGTTTCTTCTGAAGTACGTCCTATTGTTGAAAATTTAGTAAATGAGGGTCTTTCAGCATGGCTAGAAGAACACCCTAATGAAGCGAAAATTCTCATCAGTAAAGTAGTAGAAGCTGCAGCAGCCCGTGAAGCAGCGCGTAAAGCACGTGAGCTCACACGGCGAAAGGGAGCTCTTGACATTACTTCACTTCCAGGAAAGCTTGCTGATTGTCAAGAACGTGATCCCACAAAATCAGAAATTTTTATCGTTGAGGGAGATTCAGCTGGTGGTTCAGCTAAAAGTGGGCGTTCACGTCAAAATCAAGCGATTTTACCTTTGCGTGGTAAAATTCTTAATGTCGAACGAGCGCGTTTTGACCGAATGCTCTCATCTGAAATGATTGGTACACTTATCACCGCTCTTGGAACTTCTATTGGTAAAGATGAATTCTCGCCCGATAAATTACGTTATCATAAAATCATCATTATGACAGATGCGGATGTCGATGGGGCCCATATTCGTACTTTGCTTCTCACTTTCTTCTTTAGACAAATGCCTGAATTGATTGAGCGTGGTCACCTTTATATTGCTCAGCCACCTCTTTATAAAGTATCACGTGGTAAGTCTTTTCAATATATTAAAAATGAAACAGCATTTGAAGAATTTTTGATCGATGCAGGATTGGAAGATACGGCATTAGAATTATCAACAGGTGAGATTCGTACAGGCGCTGATTTACGCCAACTTGTTCAAGATGCTTGTTTGTTACGCCAACTTTTAAATGGTCTTCATACCCGTTATGACCGCAATATTGTTGAGCAAGCAGCAATTGCTGGTGTTTTTAACTCTGAAGCTTTTGCAACACCAGAGAAAACCCAAAAAACAATAGATAATGTCGTGCACCGCCTTGACTTAATTGCTGATGATATGGAACGTGGTTGGAGTGGGTATAGCACACCAGATGGAGGTTTGTGTTTTGAGCGCATTTTACGCGGTGTTAAAGAGGCTGTTGTGCTTGATACAGGGCTTATAAATTCAGCAGATGCACGTCAAATTGATCGTGTTTGTCAAAATCTCACAGAAATATATAATCCTCCCACTCTTCTGCGTCGCAAAGATAAATCAGAGCATATTTTTGGACCAATGAGCTTATTAGAAAGTATCTTTGTAAACGGTAAAAAAGGCATCACTCTACAGCGTTATAAAGGTCTTGGAGAAATGAATGCTGAACAGCTTTGGGAAACAACCCTTGATCCTGATGCGCGCTCTCTTTTACAAGTTAAAATCAATGATGCAACTGACGCAGATTCTCTCTTTTCCCGTTTAATGGGTGATGAGGTTGAACCACGGCGAGTTTTTATTCAAAATAATGCTCTAAGTGTTGCCAATCTTGATATCTAA